Proteins encoded within one genomic window of Humulus lupulus chromosome 1, drHumLupu1.1, whole genome shotgun sequence:
- the LOC133785851 gene encoding uncharacterized protein LOC133785851: MSRTGEDSENESVSLDLLKQKMADFAEERDWEQYHSPRNLLLAMVGEVGELSEIFQWKGEVPKGLPGWKEEEKVHLGEELSDVLLYLIRLSDMCGVDLGKAALRKIGLNAIKYPAPKKKPKPNHDHGTNNNDSSLD; this comes from the exons ATGAGTAGAACTGGTGAGGATTCAGAAAATGAAAGCGTGTCTCTTGATCTTCTCAAGCAAAAAATGGCTGATTTTGCCGAAGAAAGAGACTGGGAACAGTATCATAGTCCCAGAAACCTCCTTTTGGCTATG GTGGGTGAAGTAGGAGAACTCTCAGAGATATTCCAATGGAAAGGAGAGGTTCCAAAGGGATTGCCTGGgtggaaagaagaggaaaaagtaCACCTTGGAGAAGAGCTTTCAGATGTGTTGCTTTATCTAATTAGGCTTTCTGATATGTGTGGTGTTGATCTTGGCAAAGCTGCCCTTCGTAAGATTGGTCTTAATGCCATTAAGTACCCTGCCCCCAAGAAAAAGCCCAAACCTAATCATGACCATGGCACTAATAATAATGACTCCTCCTTAGATTAG